The Pecten maximus chromosome 14, xPecMax1.1, whole genome shotgun sequence genome includes a region encoding these proteins:
- the LOC117342092 gene encoding mannose-P-dolichol utilization defect 1 protein homolog has translation MSILYRETTLKSMGYVETPEYCYSEILQRRPSMQGSCWFILFTKALGYFLIGSATISQIPQIFKILRRRNASGVSFLSMLLMLEASSSSVAYSLSKEYPINSWGENLVFMLQNVILVCLLLRYNKRPLASLSFMIFYIVVMIVLILPVIPSDVILFINIIGLPAASASRIIQIYTNHKNKSAGQLSAASTFLCIFQSCGRLTTSIVLTKDWIMILTFIQVIILNIILTCQVLYYRRKTKTK, from the exons atgAGCATCCTTTACAGAGAAACGACACTTAAGTCAATGGGTTATGTTGAGACCCCGGAATACTGCTACAGCGAGATTTTACAGAGACGTCCATCAATGCAAG gTTCATGCTGGTTTATCCTGTTTACAAAAGCACTGGGGTATTTCCTCATCGGCAGTGCAACTATAA GTCAAATTCctcaaatattcaaaatactTCGTCGGCGAAATGCTTCTGGAGTCAGTTTCCTCAGCATGCTGCTGATGCTGGAAGCGTCCTCTTCAAGTGTAGCATACTCACTATCGAAGGAATACCCAATCAA TTCGTGGGGAGAGAATTTAGTGTTCATGCTTCAGAATGTGATTTTGGTGTGCCTTTTGCTACGCTACAACAAACGCCCCCTAGCGTCACTTTCCTTTATGATTTTCTACATCGTTGTGATGATCGTCCTCATCCTTCCCGTCATTCCTAGCGATGTCATCTTATTCATCAATATCATCGGTCTTCCAGCAGCTAGTGCGAGCCGG attatacagatatacacgaatcacaaaaacaaaagtgCAGGACAACTGTCAGCAGCGTCAACGTTTTTGTGTATATTCCAAAGTTGTGGACGATTAACAACGTCGATTGTTCTTACAAAAGACTGGATTATGATTTTGACATTCATACAAGTTATCATActcaacattattttgacgtgCCAGGTTCTCTACtacagaagaaaaacaaaaacaaagtag
- the LOC117342091 gene encoding uncharacterized protein LOC117342091: MNTFGLIVMVCLVYVTSAADSSQCLSQYYTCLSAFGINATDLNPIPPAQELYSEHVMNRLCPQIGRFVGCYDTVMKCIQGDYSSPSVLSNADLTHLMETTCMHKSALISGYSCLNRIDFAQIQTGCVNQTQAMVTNLIIAGVSIEDVLCRSAKMSATCLFSSPALRSCGNDFITAMRLISDESSKVLCDKVTTTVSPASVTQDPDGILG, translated from the exons ATGAATACGTTTG GGTTAATCGTTATGGTATGTCTCGTTTACGTCACTTCCGCCGCGGATTCTTCACAATGTCTATCACAGTACTACACCTGTCTGTCAGCGTTTGGGATTAATGCTACTGATTTGAATCCTATTCCACCGGCACAAGAGTTGTATTCAGAGCACGTTATGAATCGATTATGTCC TCAAATCGGACGGTTTGTTGGCTGTTATGATACCGTGATGAAATGTATCCAGGGAGACTACAGCAGCCCAAGCGTTTTGAGCAATGCAGATCTGACTCATTTGATGGAAACTACCTGTATGCATAAGTCAG CTTTGATAAGTGGTTATAGCTGTCTAAATCGAATCGACTTCGCACAGATACAAACTGGATGTGTCAACCAGACACAAGCTATGGTAACAAATCTGATTATCGCAGGTGTATCGATAGAAGATGTATTGTGCAG GTCGGCTAAAATGTCTGCCACCTGCCTGTTCAGCTCGCCTGCCCTGCGGTCTTGTGGAAATGATTTTATAACAGCGATGAGGTTGATCAGCGATGAATCGTCAAAAGTCCTTTGTGACAAag TCACAACAACAGTCTCCCCTGCGTCAGTCACTCAAGACCCAGACGGTATCCTCGGTTAA
- the LOC117342093 gene encoding amine oxidase [flavin-containing]-like has product MADKRRDVIVIGAGLSGLAAAKLLHEQGLDVLVLEARDRVGGRTYTKHNDIINYVDVGGAYVGPTQNLLLRMADEFGVKTYLTNEVEDLVIYRKGSSRRFKSSFPPMGGFIAHLDLLQVFRVIDEMGSEVPEAAPWNSPHAEEWDNMTVQEFLNKYAWTDAVKRFTTGFVNLNVTSEPYECSLLWFLWYVRQCGGTHRIFSTSNGGQERKFVGGSQQISQHIARKLGKDRVLLSKPVCQIQQEKSTVKVIDVHGNKYQAGYVISAVPLPLQSKITFDPPLPTLRNQMIQRVPMGSVIKTFTYYTKPFWRERGYCGSAMIDDDDSIINYTLDDVKPEGGKPALMSFILADKARKLCNLTAEERKNRICEMYSKVFQTDEALHPVHYEEYNWLAEQWSGGCYTVMMPPGFLTKFGQEMRRPFDRIHFAGTETATAWSGYMDGAIQAGERSAREILNRLGKIREDQIWVTEPEHKMIQPRPFETTFWERNSPSVGGFLTFMGMLSVMSSLGVGVYVYTKHIK; this is encoded by the exons GTCTGGCGGCTGCAAAGCTTCTTCATGAACAAGGATTGGACGTCTTGGTACTGGAAGCAAGGGATCGTGTTGGTGGTCGGACGTATACTAAACAC aatgacATCATTAATTACGTGGATGTGGGAGGGGCCTATGTTGGTCCTACACAAAACCTGTTGTTACGTATGGCGGACGAATTCGGAGTCAAGACCTACCTAACTAATGAAGTTGAAGATCTTGTCATTTACAGAAAG GGAAGCAGCAGGCGATTTAAAAGCTCTTTCCCGCCAATGGGAGGCTTCATCGCCCATTTGGATCTTCTCCAGGTTTTCCGTGTGATAGATGAGATGGGAAGTGAG GTACCTGAGGCAGCGCCATGGAATTCCCCACACGCAGAGGAGTGGGACAATATGACAGTCCAGGAATTTCTCAATAAATACGCATGGACAGA TGCTGTGAAAAGATTCACAACGGGATTCGTTAACCTAAATGTGACGTCAGAACCGTACGAATGTTCGTTGCTATGGTTTCTTTGGTATGTCAGACAATGCGGAGGTACGCACAGAATATTTTCTACGTCCAATGGCGGACAG GAGAGAAAATTCGTTGGCGGTTCACAACAAATTAGCCAACATATAGCTAGGAAACTTGGAAAGG ACAGAGTGTTGCTGTCAAAACCAGTTTGCCAAATACAACAGGAGAAAAGCACAGTGAAGGTCATTGATGTACACGGCAACAAATATCAG GCAGGCTATGTGATAAGCGCTGTGCCATTACCATTGCAAAGTAAAATAACCTTTGACCCTCCTTTGCCAACTCTCCGTAATCAGATGATACAGAGAGTCCCAATGGGATCAGTGATCAAAACCTTCACCTACTATACGAAACCCTTCTGGAGGGAGCGAG GCTACTGTGGTTCAGCGATGATTGACGATgatgactctataatcaattaCACCCTGGATGACGTCAAACCGGAAGGAGGAAAGCCCGCTCTCATGTC GTTTATTCTTGCTGATAAAGCCAGAAAATTATGTAACCTGACTGCCGAAGAGAGGAAAAACAGAATATGTGAAATGTACTCAAAGGTTTTCCAAACAGACGAGGCACTACAC CCCGTTCATTACGAGGAATATAATTGGCTGGCTGAACAATGGTCCGGAGGATGCTATACCGTCATGATGCCTCCAGGTTTCCTCACCAAGTTTGGACA GGAGATGCGGCGACCGTTCGACAGAATCCACTTTGCTGGAACAGAAACTGCTACAGCTTGGTCTGGGTACATGGACGGCGCTATACAAGCTGGAGAGCGCTctgcaagggag ATACTTAATCGCCTCGGCAAAATTCGTGAGGACCAGATTTGGGTCACGGAACCTGAACATAAG ATGATACAACCGAGACCCTTCGAGACGACATTTTGGGAACGAAACTCTCCTAGTGTTGGGGGCTTTCTGACGTTCATGGGAATGTTGTCCGTCATGTCTTCACTAGGAGTTGGAGTTTATGTATATACTAAACacataaaatga